The nucleotide sequence ACCCGGTCCACGCCATGTGCCGAACATCCGTACCAGACCTCTAACAACCCCGACGACCCAGACTGAAGCTGCACGTCAGCTAGTAGAGGTCCAATTGCGTCGCATCATCGCCCAAGGAGCAAATCCACCGGAATCTCCGTCAGGTCGATCCCAGATGTATTCCCTGCTGCCTGGCAGGGGCTCAAAACAAGGTGATTTCAACATTCCTGACTGGAGCACTGTCTTCCAACGCGTGGGGTCTTTGGCTGTGGTGCATGCATAACGTAGCTTTTACGTACATGAGCGATGGAGGCGAGTCCGACTTTGCAAGCCTGTTCCTGCAAGCTGATACTGATAGATCGCACGCAATTCGGCCGGATAGTGAGCAACAATCAACTATTGATGAGGCGTTGACCAGGTGGATGACCGGTGAATGATCGGATGTGATTGTGGTCAGCTGTGATAACATTGATCTGAGCTCAAAAGAGAAGGATGCTTGAGCCATACCAACAACAAGCAATTGAGGTTCTGATCTTCGCTGCAGGCTTATGCAGGCCCAACGTCACATCGATGCCAATTCATCAAAATGTTTACTTGGAAACCCTTTTCTTGGTGAAGACTTCCCGAATGTTTCAATCGGTCCCTCTTTCGATAGCCGTTGagccttgttcttcatcgccgTTGCTCACGgggagatgatcaagaatgGCCCGATTCTCCAGGAATGATGCAATCGCTAGTGTCAAAGAAAACCAAAAATGGCAACAGGCTTGAAGTTTGCCTTGACCAACGAATTGCATCCCGAGGGTCCGGAGCGTTTCACCCCTCTCCATGGAAATAAGAGTGGTGCCATTCCCGTCTTGGTCGTTTACTTTAGACCCTGCTGTCGCATCATCGAATCCCTAAAAGGCGTCATTAGGCTAGGAGAAATGAATTGCGGCTCGTCGGGCTTTTCTTGGGGTCGCGAAGTGAATGCCATATCGTATCGCCTTGTCATTCTCTCACGTAAGAGCGTTCCACCATTTGCGCATTGCTCTGTTTTCATTTCATTTTGTAAATCCCGGGGAGTTCGGGGATTCTTCTCCAGGACGTGAGAGCGCAATGTCCTGTGCGCGTGTGGggcttttaagcttatttcgCGAAGCAATTCATGAGCGTCTGTGGTGTTTGTCTGGTGTGGTTGATATCCACAGCCAGCGAGGTTATCGCCAAGCTAGTGCCAAGGGCTGGGCGATCTCTGGGCGATCGACTGTCCAGCCAATAATGAAGCATCGCATTCGACGTCAATCAATCATTATCAATATCATATATAGAGAGGAGCATTCAagagcttatattttataccAATTCAATTTCTCAGTATGTCTTTTTACAGATTGCAATACTATACTATCTTATGTCGCCTATATTATTCTATAGCATGTATATACAGTGCAGCGCTAATATATATCATTTACTCTAGCTTagatattaattaaattttaagATAGGTATATCCAATACACAAGTCATTTCAGTtcaattattatattttattctaTCTCCAAGGCTTgcaaaaagaatatattacaTACAATACACATTTACCTcagataaaaataaaatatgcCAAATTGGCAAAAGAGTTCGGAGGCTGGTGTTAAGCCTCCTACATCTCTTTGTCGTCGGGGTTTGTCGTCGAGCCATTTCCTTCAGCCAGAACAGTTTGACCTGACCAGTTGCGCTGGCGCCTTCtgttccaccaccacctaGGGATTTTTCGGGTTTTTCTTTTGTCGTCGGGTATGTCGTCGGGGTTCGAACTCGGGGTGTCGTCGGATTTTCGAATTCCTTATCCACCAGGCGAGAGCAGTTTGTCCTGACCGGTTACCCCGGCGCCTCCTGCTCCCCCTTGGAAAAGAGGTGATTTAGATCAGACTATatcccctcctcctctcatGCCCTCCCTGGTGTGAGTGCGAGCGGTGGTGCTGTGAGCTCTGGTGAGGCAAGCGGGGTTGCCAGTAGCAGCCAACGTGCTGCTGGGGCGGCGGGTGCTTTGCCAGCTGGTGGGCAGCTTTCAGCGGCATTGTGAAGCTTTAGCGACGTGAGGCTCTTGATGCCCCGCCCAACACAGCGCCGCGATGATTCCAAGGTGTTTTGAAGTCATCGCGATACATCCCCCACTCCCAAGTCATTTCTCAAAATGTGTTGAGGCCATCGCCACCACCCAATATGGTCACGACCATAGTGACCACCACAACCATAGGGGCAGCACAATGTACAACAACGAACATGGGAATGGAACAGTTCTCGAGCTGATGGGATATAGAAATGTAAAATAAATGCACTTGCATCAACTGCTAAATCTTCTAGCATCGCAGCATTTGTACAGCTGTATGCCCCAACAATACCGTGAGATCTTGACTTGATACAGCAGGCACCATGAGTTCGGGATGACCAAGATTAATCTCCCTCGCATCATGTCCACGCTACAGTTTCCTGCTCATTACAATGGCAACACTTGGTACAATTGTTCTGAATATTATATCGACTCGCGTCGGGTTCTCGATCGGGAGGGAGCAGGTCAAGGTTGGATTTCAGATCATTTGGCGCAAGGGAGTGCGATAGAAGGAAGACCATACTGCCTCACTGGAGGAGCATTTTTAATTTCATTTCAAATCataggcaggcaggcaggcaggcaagGTAATTAATGGATGGATATAGATGTCGTGTTGGGTTTGGTAGAGCGTAACAGGACGCGAGAATCTGCGCACTGGCGCAAGAACACAAAATTGCCGAGGTCATCAAAATTCAAAGAGATCAAAAAGCACATTGTTTGGGTCGGCGAGGGGAGGAAAAGGGTGACTTTCGACAGGTGGGTGgttgtgatgatgaaggagtaAGAATGAGGAGGCTCTAACACGACGTGGAGACAAACTGTTACCTAAAGTGGATGCGTAGGGCTTTGGCCGTGTTTTGAAGATCACGAGGTGGGGTTGGCTATAGGCATATACGGATAAGTACAAGACGCGACTTGTGCCCAACACGGAAGGCAAGCACGCTAAGCTGAATGAGTCTTATCTAGAGGTCGTGAATAGGTAATTAACTCGTTCTTCAGTTGAGCTTGGTTTCATGACCTTGATTTTGTTGAATCAAGAATTTGCATGCACGGCGATGCATCATCTTTAAGGCCTGGCAGGTTTCTGTGATTGATAACACTTAGACCGGAAGATTTGTCAGTGCTGAGATTACCCTCTGATGCTGTCATTATCCCAGATCTTGCTTGCCCTGCTTTATGTAGGTACTGATCGACTCTTGATTGCGAGATGTGCTGCGAACCTATCATGTTGATGTGACGCTATGCACCAGCCAACCCAGGTCATCCTGGCAGCGTCTGTTTGGTCGATCAGTCAAAAAAACACGATGCATAAACCTGCCTTTCTTGAAACTTGAAACTTGGTCCGTTAAATTAACACAAAAAACAAGAGAATATCTAGAATCCAAGATCATTAGCACGTGCTAATAATCAAAATGGCCTCCCTCGCACCAAACTTTGCTTGATTTTAGCGGCGCGGGTGACTACTTTAGACTTGAGCTGCCTCTGCCACGTGAAGATAGCAGACGATAAGCAAAATTTGGCCGCTACCTCGATTAGCCACATTGCATTGCTGTGTGCGCAAGTCACACTCAAACATCAAGCAACAGCCGAACCCAGATTTGACAGACGGGAGCTCCAAATCACTACGTACCATTACCCTACCGCCGTGAATTTTAGACCGACCAACCGCCAATTTTGGGGAACTGGCCGTTTATCTtaatcttgatcttgaacttctcaacctcaaaacTGCTTCGTCTTGTCCCGCTCGAGCTCTGCCGCTAGGTTGTCACAGACCTTCGATATATTGCACGCATTTTGACGAAATCGAGACAAAAGAGCCTTATCGATGGGTGAATTCTCCCCTTGAAACTACCTACTCCGCACACCGGGCGACATCTTAGGCTGTCACGATATTCTTGGCTATCGCCTGACGTATCGCACTTGGATGCCCACCTGCTGAACGCAACCAACGACCTCGATACCCTCCCCTCGGCGCGGCCTACGCTTGCCATCTCTTCGCTCCGATGTGGTGGTTATTCAGGGCGATATTCAGCTCTATCTTCCTGCTCAGCATCGTCCTCTCCATCCCCGTCGCTTTCGATGTCGGCGGTCGCGATAGTGGGCTGGCTTACAGTCTAGCCCTGTTCCTTTTCTACTTTACATATTCCAGCCTCGAGCTTTTGACGCCAGAAAAGTCACGCTCGCGGTACTTCCTTTCTGGATTTCTACGGTTGTCGCAGTGGATCATCATCCCCGCCCTCCTCATCTGGGCGCTGGGACAGTTCGCTGTCGATGCCGACAACACAAATTGGGTGGAGCGAACAGTGGGTGGTCTGTTCAACTCCAAGAGCACAAGTTGGAGGGAATGGATGTTTGGCAAGGACGGCTTGGTTGAGACGATCACGCTGGGTGGATGGGATAATTTGCTACGGTATTCGGGGCCCGTGTTCCAGCTACTGGAGGGCTTCTGTACCTTGCTGGTCATCCAGGCAGCGGGACAGCTCACAAGATGGCTTGTCAACCGTGGAAGAAGCGATACTTGGTTGGTAAGTTTTATCTCTAATCTTGAAATCTGAGGCATGCTAACCCTGGCGCAGATCGTTCTTCTGGTTCTCTCcagctccatcatggctaGCGCCGTGTACTTCCTCTGGAGGGTAGCACAATTCCCTCAAATCGGCAACCTTGATGCCACTCTTATTGGCATCGCGATGACAACTGCCGTGTTCCTGTGCGCTTTTGGTATCGGCAGTGGTCGCGGCAATCCTATTGAGTCGTCGCTTCTGTTTGCCTATATTGTGCTCTGCATCTACCAGATCTTCACCGATTATCTGCCATCAGAAAATGCAGACCATAcacaaggtcaagatggcTCAGAGTCTGATATTCCACCTTTACCGCCtgtcatcatggcatcttACTCGACTTTCCTCCACATGCTGGGCTCATTGCCATCCGCTGTTCACTCGTCATTGGCGCTACTATATGCCGCCTTCCAGACTATCACGCCATCAGTCATCATTTCGCTAACATACCGCTCTTTGGTATTCTACTGCGCTACACGTATCATCCCCTCAATTCGCGAGTCAGGTGCGCGAGCCATGATGCAAGAACCAGATTGGGAGGACTCTGAGACTGCAAGTAAATTCTTGGGCTTCCTCAGCTGGTTCTCGCCGTCAATTTTAATAGCAGTCTACACCAGTCTGCTCCTACAGCATTTCTCCACCAGCGACGGTCCAGATGGCTGGACTCTTCgaggtggtgatgttgagggcAGCAACTGGCAGTGGGCCAACATCGGCCTGACCATGGTTTTGTACGGTGTCGAGCTCTATCTAGGCTCTGACGAGCATGACCACTGGAAGGTTGATTAAAAGTCACGAACTCTAGAGTTACAAAACTACAGGTGTCTGCTCGGCAGACCATTACACACGGGTTCGATGTACTTCTCAGGGAGTACTGGACCGTAGAACGGACTTAGAAGATGGACGAAAtggattttctttttttgaaTCAGCACACATTATTCTTTTTCGCGGGCAGCATAAGGAactggactgggctggacTGGGATAGGGCAGTGGACAACGGGACAGGCACGATACCGCACACGGCGTTGAGGAAGGGCTTGGCAggtttttgtttctttgttttcTGCTTTGCAGCAGCATGGCGAtgaatgatgatgttggtttATTTAAccccttttttatataagttagtttgCGTGAGGCAATAGCAGCACAACGTGAATTAATAATTCTTTTGAAATTATTAGAGATGCAGCATTTGAATGTGAATATATGTTGTCAATCTTATGGTCACTGCATCAAGATTCCTGGAATAGGTCTTGAGTTTGGTCACTTTCGTCAAGCGTTCCTTGTAATTATTGTTtaacttcaacctcaaatGAGAGGTCTTCACCGGTTTACCACGCACAACCTTCCCACAACCGCACAAGGCATCTTTTGAGACAGAAATGTCGATGAGATATATTCTGAATACGAATAACCATTTACATCTTAGTGCTTTTATTAATCCTTGTCTATGATATGATGCTTCTCCAAAATCATGGGGCCGACACCGGCTCGCTACCCTAGACCCACCGGCGATCCTGGGGAAGATCGGATATAATGAATATCCATGGACATCACTTCAAAACAGCAACTTCAACCTCTACTCATTCTGCTCATACGAATAAATTTCTCTCTGTTTTCGCCATGTCTGTAAAGTACGTCACCCAAGGCCTCCCAGCCGCTCCAGAAATTTCCCTCAAGACCATTCATATGGCGGGTTTGCGTGTCGATGTCTACGGTCTTGATGAACTTCCTCCCAATGTCCCCGTTTCATGCCTATGGCTTCTGCACCCTCGTACCAGATCACGAGAAACTATGAATGATATTGCGAGACGCACCATAGGAGCATGGGGCGCGCATGCTGGTAGCAACTCCAAGCGCGGCCTCATCGCCCTGGCATTTGATATGCCAAACCACGGAACTAGAAAGGTGAGCGAATCAGCGAACCATCCTTGGAAAAAGGGAAATCCGACCCATGCGCTTGACATGTTTTCCATGGTCAAGGGAGGCGTGTCAGATATGGGCGGTCTTATGGATCTTGTTTCGGGgtatcttggtcttgaaatTGATGGCCATGTGTGCCTTGGCTGGAGTCTGGGTGGACATGGTGCCTGGCAGGCATTCTTTGGGGAGAAGAGGATTGATGCGGCTGTGGTGATTATCGGATGTCCTGATTTCGCGGGTGAGTTATCCTAACTAAATGTGAGGGACGTAAGCTGACAAGATAGGACTCATGTCTGGTCGCGCTGCTGAATCGAAGCTCGATTGCGGCGCCGAGTTCATCGGAAGCAAATACTTTCCCAAGGATCTCATCGAAATCTGCAGTAAACACGACCCCAAGGCCATTTGCTTCGGTACTTCGCCCATCCCATCTGCATTATCCTCTGCCGAACAGACTCGCCTGAGGGCTATTCTGGATGAGCGCATCAAAGGCAAGAGGCTACTTCTTTGCTCGGGCGGTGACGATGAGTTGGTTCCATacgccaacaccaaggaATTTTCGACGTTATTGAAGGAGGCTGTGGGCGAAAAGGGCTGGTATCGAGATGGTGGGTTGGAGGTGGATGATAGAGTATACGAGGGTATTGGACATAAGTTCAGTCCCAAGATGGTGGACGATGCTGTGCAGTTCTTGGTTAAAGCCGTGGAAAGGGGACCGAGGGGCAAGTTACATCTCAGAGAAGGGGAGAAAAGTGTTCTGTAGATTTGCGGTATAGACATGGATGTGATAGAGATCACCAAGGCCGCGCTGCCTCCTCGTCTATAAATTCGCTTCCGTTCTCCATGTTGATGGCCAAACCGCCACGATCGTCATCTCCGCTTGGAAATACACCCTGCCATATACTCCAAGGGTTTCTCTTCACTCTCTTCCCAGCAAGACTCTCCCCTCGTCCATGAGGATCATCCCTCCACTCACCCATGGCCAACGTAGCACC is from Fusarium musae strain F31 chromosome 4, whole genome shotgun sequence and encodes:
- a CDS encoding hypothetical protein (BUSCO:EOG092640ET), with amino-acid sequence MWWLFRAIFSSIFLLSIVLSIPVAFDVGGRDSGLAYSLALFLFYFTYSSLELLTPEKSRSRYFLSGFLRLSQWIIIPALLIWALGQFAVDADNTNWVERTVGGLFNSKSTSWREWMFGKDGLVETITLGGWDNLLRYSGPVFQLLEGFCTLLVIQAAGQLTRWLVNRGRSDTWLIVLLVLSSSIMASAVYFLWRVAQFPQIGNLDATLIGIAMTTAVFLCAFGIGSGRGNPIESSLLFAYIVLCIYQIFTDYLPSENADHTQGQDGSESDIPPLPPVIMASYSTFLHMLGSLPSAVHSSLALLYAAFQTITPSVIISLTYRSLVFYCATRIIPSIRESGARAMMQEPDWEDSETASKFLGFLSWFSPSILIAVYTSLLLQHFSTSDGPDGWTLRGGDVEGSNWQWANIGLTMVLYGVELYLGSDEHDHWKVD
- a CDS encoding hypothetical protein (EggNog:ENOG41), with product MSVKYVTQGLPAAPEISLKTIHMAGLRVDVYGLDELPPNVPVSCLWLLHPRTRSRETMNDIARRTIGAWGAHAGSNSKRGLIALAFDMPNHGTRKVSESANHPWKKGNPTHALDMFSMVKGGVSDMGGLMDLVSGYLGLEIDGHVCLGWSLGGHGAWQAFFGEKRIDAAVVIIGCPDFAGLMSGRAAESKLDCGAEFIGSKYFPKDLIEICSKHDPKAICFGTSPIPSALSSAEQTRLRAILDERIKGKRLLLCSGGDDELVPYANTKEFSTLLKEAVGEKGWYRDGGLEVDDRVYEGIGHKFSPKMVDDAVQFLVKAVERGPRGKLHLREGEKSVL